Proteins from one Planctomyces sp. SH-PL62 genomic window:
- a CDS encoding sulfatase, whose amino-acid sequence MRNDPQARPTLVLFLSDNGPLPTFDRRRSGGLRGSKMSLYEGGVRLPFIAWGPGLVPPGVTNTATVLSAVDLLPTLGALAGAPVPPGHDPDGENLLPALLGERPRRSKPLYWEYGRNPTAFAYPKGEDRSPNVAILDGDWKLLVDADGSGAQLYDLSQDPEERQDRAGAEPERVRRLVDSALNWRRAMP is encoded by the coding sequence ATCCGCAACGACCCCCAGGCGCGGCCGACGCTCGTCCTGTTCCTCTCCGACAACGGACCGCTGCCGACCTTCGACCGCCGCCGGTCGGGGGGGTTGCGAGGGAGCAAGATGAGCCTGTACGAAGGGGGCGTGCGGCTCCCCTTCATCGCCTGGGGGCCCGGCCTGGTCCCCCCGGGGGTGACGAACACGGCGACCGTGCTCTCGGCCGTCGACCTGCTCCCCACGCTCGGGGCGCTCGCCGGCGCGCCCGTTCCCCCGGGCCATGATCCGGACGGCGAGAACCTGCTCCCGGCCCTCCTCGGCGAGCGTCCCCGGCGGTCCAAACCGCTGTACTGGGAGTACGGCCGGAACCCGACCGCGTTCGCCTATCCGAAGGGCGAGGACCGCTCGCCCAATGTGGCGATCCTGGACGGCGACTGGAAACTCCTCGTCGACGCCGACGGCTCCGGCGCCCAGTTGTACGACCTCTCCCAAGACCCCGAAGAGCGCCAGGACCGCGCCGGCGCCGAACCGGAGCGAGTCCGTCGCCTCGTCGACTCCGCCCTGAACTGGCGAAGGGCCATGCCGTGA
- a CDS encoding carbonic anhydrase/acetyltransferase: MKRRSTALRPGGEGLETRRLLTSGWPSYLSPAELRSLLNEPLGYPVVRPNTPVLPFGVAARDATYIDPSACVTNGYAVIVGTRSFIGPYAKLNATDGVVKIGGGTTILDNASITANPTHTKGAAVPEVRIGDGVEVGYGAVVTGPAVIGGFGAASQPTSIGAGAVIDDATIEPGAFVSSQARVGPGVTVPAGMRVLAGANVTTNAEATDPALGKVTPVTEADLAEFGRSITANLQLGVGYITLYQGQSSTGVSPGSLPSRAGIFNGNLSTILGSNVQPGPPATFLPPGTAPKYPTPHRGLAQGVLVGFPARATGNASFLQRARFVASNVGRRNAIRADQGQPITIGSIARTGYGVTLNAPNGGSLAIGQRFIAGDGAVILGGATGTNSVIGDDVNVGAGAVVQGSSLGAGSTVGPLAYLVNSSFPDGTHIPAGAIYVDNALVGQVGR; encoded by the coding sequence TTGAAGCGACGTTCGACGGCCCTCCGGCCCGGCGGTGAAGGGTTGGAGACGCGTCGACTGTTGACCTCCGGCTGGCCCTCCTATCTGTCGCCCGCCGAATTGAGGTCGCTGCTGAACGAGCCGCTCGGCTACCCGGTCGTGCGGCCGAACACGCCGGTCCTCCCCTTCGGGGTCGCGGCCAGGGACGCGACCTACATCGACCCCTCGGCCTGCGTGACGAACGGTTACGCGGTGATCGTGGGGACCCGCAGCTTCATCGGCCCGTATGCGAAGCTGAACGCGACGGACGGCGTCGTGAAGATCGGCGGCGGGACGACGATCCTGGATAACGCGTCGATCACGGCGAATCCGACCCACACGAAGGGGGCCGCCGTCCCCGAGGTGAGGATCGGCGACGGCGTGGAGGTCGGCTACGGGGCCGTGGTGACCGGCCCGGCCGTCATCGGCGGGTTCGGGGCGGCCAGCCAGCCGACGTCCATCGGCGCCGGGGCGGTGATCGACGATGCGACGATCGAGCCCGGCGCGTTCGTCTCGTCCCAGGCCCGGGTGGGCCCCGGCGTCACGGTGCCGGCGGGCATGAGGGTCCTGGCCGGCGCGAACGTCACGACGAACGCCGAGGCGACCGATCCGGCGCTCGGCAAGGTGACGCCCGTCACGGAGGCCGACCTCGCCGAGTTCGGCCGGTCGATCACGGCCAACCTGCAACTGGGCGTCGGCTACATCACGCTTTATCAGGGCCAGTCCAGCACCGGGGTGAGCCCTGGCTCGCTCCCCTCGCGGGCGGGGATCTTCAACGGCAACCTCTCCACGATCCTAGGTTCGAACGTGCAGCCGGGACCGCCCGCCACGTTCCTCCCCCCCGGGACGGCCCCGAAGTATCCCACGCCCCACCGAGGGCTCGCGCAAGGGGTGCTCGTCGGCTTCCCCGCCCGGGCCACGGGGAACGCCTCGTTCCTCCAGCGGGCTCGCTTCGTCGCGTCGAACGTCGGCCGTCGCAACGCGATCCGGGCCGATCAGGGCCAGCCGATCACCATCGGCTCGATCGCCCGCACCGGCTACGGCGTCACCCTCAACGCCCCGAACGGCGGCTCCCTTGCGATCGGCCAGCGCTTCATCGCCGGCGACGGCGCGGTGATCCTCGGCGGGGCGACCGGGACGAACTCCGTGATCGGCGACGACGTGAACGTCGGCGCCGGGGCCGTCGTCCAGGGCTCCTCGCTGGGCGCCGGCTCCACCGTCGGCCCGCTCGCCTACCTCGTCAATTCCAGCTTCCCCGACGGGACCCACATCCCCGCCGGTGCGATCTACGTGGACAACGCGCTCGTCGGCCAGGTCGGCCGCTGA